One region of Exiguobacterium acetylicum genomic DNA includes:
- a CDS encoding cupin has translation MQIYQFKKEMGKKITKFDSNFVMSRIMQTEKVTHIGYIHLEKDGVVGYHQAVVPQLLLIVEGEGWVRGETDDYINVQRGEAVFWNQGEWHETKTDTGLTAIVIESEELDTSALVSI, from the coding sequence ATGCAGATTTATCAATTCAAAAAAGAGATGGGCAAGAAAATCACAAAATTCGATTCGAACTTTGTGATGTCACGGATCATGCAGACGGAAAAAGTGACGCATATCGGATACATCCATTTAGAAAAGGATGGCGTGGTCGGTTATCACCAGGCGGTCGTGCCGCAACTCTTGTTAATCGTAGAGGGTGAAGGATGGGTGAGAGGAGAAACGGATGATTACATAAATGTTCAGCGTGGGGAAGCGGTGTTTTGGAATCAAGGAGAATGGCACGAAACGAAGACGGATACGGGGTTAACAGCGATCGTAATTGAAAGTGAAGAACTCGATACGTCAGCACTCGTTTCCATATGA
- a CDS encoding transcriptional regulator, whose protein sequence is MNFNLFKNHARFKIALELIDREDGLSIMQLNQRLTDVPQSTLYRQVNAMMDDQLLKVVAVQRVGKVEEKIYALNTSGYQISEADWNSASYDEKVNFVSFYFMYVLQQYQTYFEQTVQTQGQDHSTFSISKLHLTDETFNDFQQDMRALLEKYHHLEAEDQATERTVSLVILP, encoded by the coding sequence GTGAACTTTAACTTATTCAAAAATCATGCCCGGTTTAAGATTGCACTTGAATTAATTGATCGCGAAGACGGCTTATCCATCATGCAACTGAATCAACGCTTAACGGATGTACCGCAATCTACCTTATACCGGCAAGTCAATGCGATGATGGACGATCAGTTGTTGAAGGTCGTCGCTGTCCAGCGCGTCGGAAAAGTCGAGGAAAAAATCTATGCCTTAAACACGAGCGGTTACCAGATCAGCGAGGCGGACTGGAACAGTGCATCGTACGACGAAAAAGTGAATTTCGTCTCGTTCTACTTCATGTATGTCTTACAGCAGTACCAGACGTACTTCGAACAGACCGTTCAAACGCAAGGTCAGGACCACTCGACGTTCTCGATCTCGAAACTGCACCTGACGGATGAAACCTTCAATGATTTTCAACAGGACATGCGGGCACTGCTCGAAAAATATCATCACCTGGAGGCAGAAGACCAGGCAACTGAACGGACCGTCTCACTCGTCATCTTGCCCTAA
- the solA gene encoding N-methyl-L-tryptophan oxidase: MSHYDVIIVGAGSMGMAAGYYLSRTDQNILLLDAHNPPHDQASHHGETRIIRHAYGEGEAYVPLALAAQRLWYELEQISGRSLFLNTGVLNAGHRSSHAMQTIIRSAAQYDLPLEILTAEEMRTRWSGLTMPDEYIGCFEPTSGVLKCEDCIEAYRDLAVANGVDIRTNAKVTTLTAHAHGVDVTVGTDTYSADALIVAAGAWSGPLLEQIGLSLPLRPVRKTFAWFEAAEEVFNDAVFPAFAFDTPAGYYYGFPSIAQAGLKIGRHDGGIPVDPNQLRRPFGQETGDLADLRQFTNTFMPSIDTLTHGKTCLYTMTPDEDFIIDLHPDYPHIAIAAGFSGHGFKFSSLVGKVLSELIMERSTTEPIGPFAIKRFKQLNT, encoded by the coding sequence ATGTCCCATTATGATGTCATCATCGTCGGTGCCGGATCCATGGGGATGGCAGCCGGCTACTATCTCTCACGAACCGATCAAAACATCTTACTATTAGACGCTCACAATCCACCGCATGATCAAGCGAGCCATCACGGGGAGACTCGGATCATTCGTCATGCCTACGGAGAAGGTGAAGCTTATGTGCCGCTGGCGTTAGCCGCGCAACGCTTATGGTACGAGTTGGAACAGATCAGCGGTCGGAGCCTGTTCCTGAACACCGGAGTCTTAAACGCTGGTCACCGCTCGTCCCATGCGATGCAGACGATCATCAGGAGTGCAGCGCAGTATGATTTACCGCTTGAGATCCTGACGGCTGAAGAAATGAGAACGCGCTGGTCCGGCTTAACGATGCCCGACGAGTATATCGGTTGTTTTGAACCGACGTCCGGTGTGTTGAAGTGCGAGGATTGTATTGAAGCATACCGTGATCTTGCTGTCGCGAACGGTGTCGACATCCGGACGAATGCGAAAGTGACGACGCTTACCGCCCACGCTCATGGTGTGGACGTAACCGTCGGAACAGACACCTATTCAGCTGACGCCTTAATCGTCGCAGCCGGTGCCTGGTCTGGTCCGTTGCTCGAACAGATTGGTCTCTCCTTACCGCTTCGCCCGGTCCGCAAGACGTTCGCCTGGTTCGAAGCAGCGGAAGAGGTATTCAATGACGCGGTGTTCCCTGCCTTCGCCTTTGATACACCCGCCGGTTATTATTACGGTTTTCCAAGTATCGCTCAAGCCGGTCTGAAAATTGGACGCCACGACGGTGGGATTCCCGTTGATCCAAATCAACTACGCCGTCCATTTGGTCAGGAGACGGGTGATCTGGCTGATTTACGACAGTTCACGAACACCTTCATGCCCTCGATCGATACTTTAACTCACGGAAAAACGTGTCTCTATACGATGACGCCAGACGAGGACTTCATCATCGATTTACATCCGGACTATCCGCATATCGCGATTGCCGCCGGCTTTTCCGGTCACGGATTCAAGTTCAGCAGCTTAGTCGGAAAAGTACTCAGTGAATTGATCATGGAACGATCGACGACCGAACCGATCGGACCGTTCGCGATTAAGCGTTTTAAACAATTGAACACATGA
- a CDS encoding methyl-accepting chemotaxis protein: protein MISLILIAFFVFSSLALYFNTKQTAVSTLKATAEKDALRISKTFDTAAYSEFLQSPVASEQYETLRTELDTLRKQNGLLYTYTARIDQNKVRLLIDGLPKDKAAKINAPASGATVADMQDVLKGKTHTTDVIDDPIYGQYISVYVPLKDATGKIIGILGTDIAAKEVDALTTDLLQQNAPIFIGLMLLLLTITLILLYIVLGRKLRPLETLQKVAALIADGRLDQAKQTLTDLTIASKDEIYALAISIRDMNEMLRTMIVDIKQTATLVSTTSQSIDQSTSEVLDGSEQIAHTMSEIATGTESQTQVTLSLNDEMNRFAALIETTNQSGVEIQGTTEQMATLTRVGREQMSASVEQMRHIHQHVTQSAEQIDLLKQQSSDIQTLVGIIRGISEQTNLLALNAAIEAARAGEQGKGFAVVATEVKNLSSHVASSVSGIATIVTSIEASAQQMQHSFKTTVEATAAGEQIVLDTDTTFERLTDQVTHVSTATQQMTQQMEDVLQAERFIRNALTEIAAVAEEHTASNEEVAAASEQMIATITTLHTLVGDLNARTEHLEQEARRFEI, encoded by the coding sequence ATGATTAGTTTGATTTTGATTGCCTTTTTTGTTTTTAGTAGTCTAGCTTTATACTTCAATACGAAACAAACGGCAGTCTCAACATTGAAAGCGACCGCTGAAAAGGACGCACTGCGCATCAGTAAAACGTTCGATACGGCAGCTTACAGCGAATTTCTACAATCGCCTGTCGCGTCCGAACAATACGAAACGTTACGAACAGAACTCGATACGTTACGAAAGCAAAATGGACTCTTATATACATACACAGCACGCATCGACCAAAATAAGGTTCGATTATTAATCGATGGTTTACCAAAAGATAAGGCTGCGAAAATCAATGCCCCGGCAAGTGGTGCAACCGTTGCCGATATGCAAGACGTCCTAAAGGGCAAAACACATACGACGGACGTGATTGATGATCCAATTTATGGACAGTACATCAGTGTCTACGTTCCGCTGAAGGATGCGACCGGGAAAATCATCGGCATCCTTGGAACCGATATCGCGGCGAAGGAAGTCGATGCCCTGACGACCGATCTATTGCAACAAAACGCTCCGATTTTCATCGGGTTGATGCTCCTACTGTTGACGATAACCCTTATCTTGCTTTACATCGTACTCGGTCGAAAGTTACGTCCGCTCGAGACGTTACAGAAAGTCGCTGCCTTGATTGCCGACGGACGACTGGATCAGGCAAAACAAACGTTGACCGATTTGACGATTGCTTCGAAAGACGAAATCTATGCGCTTGCGATCTCGATTCGTGATATGAACGAGATGCTGCGGACGATGATCGTCGACATCAAACAGACAGCTACCCTCGTCTCGACGACGAGTCAATCGATCGATCAAAGTACGTCGGAAGTACTCGACGGTTCCGAACAAATCGCTCATACGATGTCGGAAATCGCGACCGGGACCGAAAGTCAGACGCAAGTCACGCTTTCATTGAATGATGAGATGAATCGGTTCGCAGCATTGATCGAGACGACGAATCAGTCTGGTGTCGAAATTCAAGGAACGACGGAGCAGATGGCAACACTGACACGAGTCGGACGAGAGCAAATGTCCGCTTCCGTCGAACAGATGCGTCACATTCATCAGCACGTCACGCAATCTGCTGAACAGATTGATCTACTGAAACAGCAATCATCAGATATCCAAACGCTCGTCGGCATCATCCGCGGTATTTCCGAGCAGACGAATCTACTCGCCCTCAATGCCGCGATTGAAGCAGCACGGGCGGGTGAACAAGGGAAAGGATTCGCTGTCGTCGCGACCGAGGTCAAGAATCTTTCAAGCCATGTCGCTAGCAGTGTCAGTGGGATCGCAACGATTGTCACGTCGATCGAAGCCAGTGCGCAGCAGATGCAACATAGCTTTAAAACGACGGTCGAAGCAACAGCAGCCGGTGAACAGATCGTTCTCGATACGGATACGACGTTCGAACGGTTGACGGATCAAGTCACGCACGTCTCAACGGCAACACAGCAGATGACGCAACAGATGGAAGACGTCTTGCAGGCAGAACGTTTCATCCGCAATGCCTTGACGGAAATTGCCGCTGTCGCGGAAGAGCATACGGCGAGTAACGAGGAAGTTGCCGCTGCGTCTGAACAAATGATTGCGACGATCACGACGCTCCATACGCTCGTCGGCGATTTGAACGCACGAACAGAACATTTAGAACAGGAAGCCCGTCGCTTCGAGATTTAA
- a CDS encoding DUF2188 domain-containing protein — protein sequence MKREQHVTPHPKGGYQVKAAGATRATKRFATQKEAIAEGRRIAKKQKTELVIHNKEGQIREKDSYGHDPFPPRG from the coding sequence ATGAAACGAGAGCAACATGTCACGCCACATCCTAAAGGTGGCTATCAAGTGAAAGCTGCTGGTGCGACTCGAGCAACCAAACGATTTGCTACACAGAAAGAAGCGATCGCTGAAGGGCGTCGCATTGCGAAAAAACAGAAGACAGAACTCGTGATTCATAACAAAGAAGGGCAGATTCGCGAAAAAGATTCTTACGGACATGATCCATTTCCACCACGAGGTTGA
- a CDS encoding helix-turn-helix transcriptional regulator: protein MRNHIKERRLAAKLSQQELADRCQVSRQTINAIENNKYDPTLQLAFNIAKVLQTQVDHLFISE, encoded by the coding sequence ATGAGAAACCACATCAAAGAGCGACGTCTAGCGGCAAAATTATCGCAACAAGAACTGGCTGACCGCTGTCAGGTCAGTCGGCAGACGATCAATGCGATTGAAAACAACAAGTATGATCCGACTTTACAATTAGCGTTTAATATCGCCAAAGTCTTGCAGACACAAGTCGATCATCTGTTCATTTCAGAATAG
- a CDS encoding GNAT family N-acetyltransferase produces the protein MLHTFPTLKTNRLVLREVLPEDATSVLAYLSDEQVVKQMGLDAFQSETDALEEIDWYASIRRDGTGIRFGITLQENDVIIGSCGFLNQSARHQRAELGFELSPAHQGQGIAKEAALAVIAYGFEELSLNRIEALVLPANTASHQLLERLGFQREGLLRQYENSRGQFDDLYMYSILRSEWSVLKR, from the coding sequence ATGTTACATACTTTCCCAACGCTTAAAACGAACCGCCTCGTCTTACGCGAAGTGTTACCCGAAGATGCTACGAGTGTCCTCGCCTATTTATCAGACGAACAAGTCGTCAAACAGATGGGACTCGACGCCTTTCAATCGGAAACAGACGCGCTCGAAGAGATTGATTGGTACGCTTCGATTCGTCGCGATGGCACGGGCATCCGGTTCGGGATCACGTTACAAGAAAACGATGTCATCATCGGCAGTTGCGGATTCTTAAATCAGTCGGCACGCCATCAGCGGGCAGAACTCGGGTTTGAGTTGAGTCCAGCTCATCAGGGACAGGGCATCGCGAAAGAAGCCGCACTTGCGGTCATCGCATATGGGTTTGAGGAGCTCTCTTTAAATCGTATCGAAGCACTTGTCTTACCAGCAAATACTGCTTCACACCAATTGCTTGAACGGCTTGGTTTTCAGCGCGAAGGGTTGCTTCGTCAATATGAAAACTCGCGTGGTCAGTTCGATGATTTGTATATGTACTCGATTTTGCGGAGTGAGTGGTCTGTCTTAAAAAGATAA
- the ileS gene encoding isoleucine--tRNA ligase, producing MTSQNQAETLQQREARVRNRWKQDQVFARSIEQRTEAEFVFYEGPPTANGLPHVGHALGRTVKDTVARYKTMQGFRVERKAGWDTHGLPVELGVEKQLGISGKQAIEDYGVEAFIARCKESVFSYETQWRVFTEKLGYWVDMDDPYVTMEDEYIESVWHILGTIHDKGWLTKGHRVSPYCPSCQTSLSSHEVAQGYQDVTDLSATVKLPIVGMEQTFLLAWTTTPWTLPANVAVAVHPELTYVTVAFEGERFIVAKALVAELFSESVEVVSEQLGAELVGLRYEPPFDFVTPENGHMVVGASFVQATSGTGLVHLAPAYGEEDYRVVRENGLSFVNVVDAAGCYTDAVPPLVGRFVKESDVAIIQLLAERGRLFAKKRYTHSYPHCWRCDSPLLYYAQDNWFIETTAVKEQLLANNASVTWYPDHVKEGRFGKFLEQLVDWNISRNRYWGTPLNVWECEACDTTFVPKNKADLLHRTTSTESVELHKPYVDALSVSCPTCQGVMHRTPEVIDVWFDSGAMPFAQQHYPSRTQTLNRYPADVVIEGIDQTRGWFYSLQAISTLFTGQPAYKRVLALGHVLDENGQKMSKSRGNALDPVALIEAYGADSLRWALLVDSSPWSAKRFAERIVQEAKSKLVDTLDHAVQFYLTYAELDGFDGSCPQKRTRLDEWLLSRVHQTTQDVTNAMDDYQLTQAARSLAQLVDEISNWYIRRSRERFWQADWSQEKQAAYKTLHFALSTTARLLAPFTPYLADDVYQRLTGMSVHVADYPVADQSMLRPDLEYEMTQVVSVVELGRQVRNTHALKVKQPLASLSVQSSETFSWTDYTAIIQEELSVKDVKIVPTTQATTRFRLKLNFRAAGAKFAQQANAIHQWLQQLSAQETSDLLETGKLIYQTASGDEVEVRQADVIVEPIVQTGFAAATSGGLTVTLDTRITEALEQERWMRELVRYIQSQRKAQALSRDARIDLVLSVDATFQPIVETFEPLLFKHLALSSVRTEPLQGTGDVQLGGHDVGVSFTPTKEYC from the coding sequence ATGACGTCACAAAACCAAGCAGAAACCTTACAACAACGCGAAGCGCGTGTCCGCAACAGATGGAAACAAGACCAAGTCTTCGCACGATCGATTGAACAACGCACGGAAGCGGAATTCGTATTCTACGAAGGACCGCCGACTGCGAACGGCTTACCCCACGTCGGTCATGCACTCGGACGAACCGTCAAGGATACCGTCGCCCGTTATAAGACGATGCAAGGATTCCGGGTCGAACGAAAAGCTGGCTGGGATACACATGGACTACCGGTCGAACTCGGGGTCGAGAAACAACTCGGCATCTCCGGCAAACAAGCGATCGAAGACTATGGTGTTGAAGCATTCATCGCCCGCTGTAAGGAAAGTGTCTTCTCCTATGAAACACAGTGGCGTGTCTTCACGGAAAAACTCGGCTACTGGGTCGACATGGATGACCCTTACGTGACGATGGAGGACGAGTATATCGAAAGCGTCTGGCATATCCTTGGGACGATCCATGACAAAGGCTGGTTGACGAAGGGACATCGTGTATCACCGTATTGTCCGAGCTGTCAGACGTCACTCAGTTCCCATGAAGTCGCGCAAGGCTATCAGGACGTGACGGACTTATCGGCTACGGTCAAACTTCCGATCGTCGGTATGGAGCAGACGTTTCTACTTGCGTGGACGACGACACCTTGGACGTTACCGGCAAACGTCGCGGTGGCGGTTCATCCGGAATTGACGTACGTCACGGTAGCGTTTGAAGGAGAGCGATTCATTGTCGCAAAAGCGTTAGTCGCTGAACTGTTCTCAGAATCCGTCGAGGTCGTATCCGAACAGCTTGGTGCGGAACTCGTCGGCTTGCGTTATGAACCACCGTTTGATTTCGTGACGCCAGAGAACGGTCACATGGTCGTCGGGGCGTCCTTCGTTCAAGCGACGAGCGGAACAGGACTTGTCCACCTTGCTCCAGCGTACGGGGAAGAAGATTACCGGGTCGTCCGGGAAAACGGTCTGTCATTCGTTAATGTCGTCGATGCTGCTGGGTGTTACACGGACGCCGTTCCACCACTCGTTGGTCGATTCGTCAAAGAGTCAGACGTCGCGATCATCCAGCTGCTCGCTGAACGGGGACGCTTGTTTGCGAAAAAACGCTATACGCACAGCTATCCGCATTGTTGGCGATGTGACTCGCCACTGCTCTATTACGCACAAGACAACTGGTTCATCGAGACGACGGCCGTCAAGGAACAACTCCTTGCGAACAATGCGTCTGTGACGTGGTATCCCGATCACGTCAAGGAAGGGCGGTTCGGGAAGTTCCTCGAGCAACTCGTCGACTGGAACATCAGTCGCAATCGCTATTGGGGTACACCACTGAACGTCTGGGAGTGTGAAGCGTGTGACACGACGTTCGTTCCAAAAAACAAGGCTGACTTGTTGCACCGGACGACATCGACGGAATCCGTCGAGTTGCATAAACCATACGTCGATGCGTTATCGGTCTCGTGTCCGACGTGTCAGGGAGTGATGCACCGGACACCAGAAGTCATCGATGTCTGGTTTGATAGCGGAGCGATGCCGTTCGCGCAACAGCATTATCCGTCACGGACGCAGACGCTTAACCGCTATCCAGCCGATGTCGTCATCGAAGGCATCGATCAGACGCGGGGCTGGTTCTACAGTTTGCAAGCGATCTCGACACTCTTCACGGGACAGCCTGCCTATAAGCGCGTCCTCGCACTCGGGCACGTCCTCGATGAGAACGGACAGAAGATGTCGAAAAGTCGCGGGAATGCCCTCGACCCGGTGGCGTTAATCGAAGCATATGGTGCTGATAGCTTACGCTGGGCGCTACTCGTCGACAGCAGTCCGTGGAGTGCGAAACGGTTTGCTGAGCGGATCGTCCAAGAAGCAAAATCAAAGCTAGTCGATACACTGGATCACGCCGTCCAGTTTTATCTGACGTATGCCGAACTGGACGGATTTGATGGCTCATGTCCGCAAAAACGGACGCGTCTCGACGAATGGTTGCTCTCGCGTGTCCATCAGACGACGCAAGACGTGACGAATGCGATGGACGATTATCAATTGACTCAAGCAGCGCGGAGTCTTGCGCAACTCGTCGATGAGATCAGTAACTGGTACATCCGCCGTTCGCGGGAACGTTTCTGGCAAGCTGATTGGTCGCAAGAAAAACAAGCCGCGTACAAGACGCTTCACTTCGCACTTTCGACGACGGCACGACTACTCGCACCGTTTACGCCGTACCTTGCCGATGATGTCTATCAGCGATTAACAGGAATGAGCGTACATGTAGCGGATTATCCGGTTGCCGATCAATCGATGCTCCGACCTGATCTGGAATACGAAATGACACAAGTCGTGTCTGTCGTCGAGTTAGGACGACAAGTACGTAATACGCACGCCTTGAAAGTCAAACAACCGCTTGCTAGCTTAAGCGTCCAATCGAGCGAAACCTTTTCGTGGACGGACTATACAGCAATCATCCAAGAGGAACTGAGTGTAAAAGACGTCAAAATCGTTCCGACGACGCAAGCGACGACACGGTTCCGTCTTAAACTGAACTTCCGCGCAGCCGGAGCGAAATTCGCACAGCAAGCGAACGCGATCCACCAATGGCTACAACAATTGTCTGCACAGGAGACTTCCGACTTGCTCGAGACCGGAAAATTGATCTATCAGACCGCTTCAGGCGATGAAGTCGAAGTGCGTCAAGCGGACGTCATCGTCGAACCAATCGTCCAGACGGGTTTTGCTGCTGCGACGAGTGGTGGACTCACCGTGACGCTCGATACGCGGATCACGGAGGCACTGGAGCAGGAACGCTGGATGCGGGAGCTTGTCCGCTATATTCAGTCGCAACGAAAGGCACAAGCGTTATCGCGGGACGCCCGAATCGATCTCGTCTTGTCGGTCGATGCGACGTTCCAACCAATCGTCGAGACGTTTGAGCCTTTGTTATTCAAACACCTTGCCTTATCCTCCGTGCGAACTGAACCGCTACAAGGAACAGGAGATGTTCAGCTAGGCGGACACGATGTCGGTGTCTCGTTCACACCAACGAAAGAATATTGTTAA
- a CDS encoding SMI1/KNR4 family protein, protein MIALEALKGRLVDGLLEVQKEEGEVARERFIFNRGATDEQLALLPAWTADDYQTFLRQHNGAKLFQHETLSYNDGFELFSIEDCLTYSEMWECPENFLAIGAGPDGEWIVYEMNRPAGNRIWSGEFLNFEEWEEDAMPFGFERWLDYLIVAQGTLFWEWFR, encoded by the coding sequence ATGATTGCATTAGAAGCATTAAAAGGTCGACTCGTCGACGGTTTGTTAGAGGTCCAAAAAGAAGAAGGGGAAGTAGCCCGAGAACGTTTCATCTTTAACCGAGGAGCGACGGACGAACAGCTCGCGCTGTTACCTGCGTGGACGGCAGACGACTATCAGACGTTCTTACGTCAACATAACGGTGCGAAGCTCTTTCAACACGAAACGTTATCCTACAACGATGGATTCGAACTCTTTTCAATCGAGGATTGCCTGACGTATAGCGAGATGTGGGAATGTCCCGAAAACTTCTTAGCGATCGGTGCAGGACCAGACGGGGAGTGGATCGTCTACGAGATGAATCGACCGGCAGGAAATCGGATTTGGAGTGGGGAATTTCTAAATTTCGAGGAATGGGAGGAAGACGCGATGCCGTTCGGCTTTGAGCGATGGCTCGACTACTTGATCGTCGCGCAAGGCACGCTATTTTGGGAATGGTTCCGTTAA
- a CDS encoding GNAT family N-acetyltransferase translates to MDIQLQTASLADAAKLHTLQIEAFSETLERYQDFATNPANESIDRVIHRITHPSSTFHQIIVDDVVVGGICVVAKAPSRYAISPMFLDPARQGEGIAQRALQLVEAAYPAATTWELRTIREETRNCYFYEKMGYRLTGVSQPLNVRATLVSYQKSLSE, encoded by the coding sequence GTGGACATTCAATTACAGACAGCGTCTCTTGCAGACGCTGCGAAGCTTCATACGCTTCAAATCGAGGCGTTTTCAGAGACGCTCGAGCGGTATCAAGATTTTGCAACGAATCCGGCGAACGAATCGATCGATCGTGTCATTCACCGGATCACACATCCGAGCAGTACGTTTCATCAAATCATCGTCGACGATGTTGTCGTTGGCGGGATTTGTGTCGTTGCGAAAGCACCGAGTCGCTACGCGATCAGTCCGATGTTCTTAGATCCAGCCCGTCAAGGTGAAGGGATCGCCCAACGCGCGTTACAGCTCGTTGAAGCAGCGTATCCGGCTGCAACGACATGGGAACTGCGGACGATTCGCGAAGAGACACGTAACTGTTATTTCTATGAGAAGATGGGCTATCGATTGACCGGTGTCAGTCAACCGCTCAACGTACGGGCGACACTCGTTTCCTATCAAAAATCGCTTTCGGAATGA
- a CDS encoding VOC family protein → MNISKTTLVTRHLQKMKAFYINQIGFPLVSETDDSFTMQIGTDQLTYQQTDDVDTQYHMAFNIPENVFQQGKAWLVERTPLLIEDGQDEIYFDFTDSHSCYFYDPDENVLELIARHQINPFKAEPTFDVSDILGIGEMSLTVKDVLEVGAQLAEIGVFERRERPLNGASLNFLGPVADGTHILLVPEGRTWLFSPKTAKVSPIEMELDSRHRVRLDAAGVWHQSAVSS, encoded by the coding sequence TTGAACATTTCAAAAACCACTCTTGTGACACGCCATCTACAGAAAATGAAGGCTTTTTACATAAACCAGATCGGATTCCCGCTCGTCTCGGAAACGGACGACTCGTTTACGATGCAAATCGGTACCGATCAGCTGACATATCAACAGACGGACGATGTTGATACGCAGTACCATATGGCGTTCAACATTCCGGAAAACGTCTTCCAACAAGGTAAAGCGTGGCTCGTAGAACGGACACCACTCTTGATCGAAGATGGACAGGACGAGATTTATTTTGACTTCACGGACTCGCATTCCTGCTATTTTTATGATCCAGATGAAAATGTCTTGGAGCTGATCGCGCGGCATCAAATCAATCCCTTTAAAGCGGAACCGACGTTTGATGTATCCGACATCCTCGGAATCGGTGAGATGAGTCTGACAGTGAAAGACGTGCTTGAAGTGGGTGCGCAGTTAGCAGAAATCGGCGTTTTCGAGCGACGGGAACGTCCGCTCAACGGCGCGTCACTCAACTTCCTCGGACCGGTCGCGGATGGAACGCATATCTTGCTCGTCCCAGAAGGTCGGACATGGTTGTTCTCACCGAAGACGGCGAAGGTCAGTCCGATCGAGATGGAACTCGACAGCAGACATCGGGTCCGGCTAGATGCAGCGGGCGTATGGCATCAAAGTGCCGTTTCTTCATAA
- a CDS encoding NUDIX hydrolase has product MGYITELRKLVGTRPLVMAGACVIVVNDKQEVLLQLRQDNGCWGLAGGALEIGETLVETAKRELREETGLEAEHLELLNVYSGDAFYYKYPHGDEVYNVISAFLCTAYTGEVVRDPSEVAELRFFAMDQLPENLNPPERPILMEYVQKQRTAHHFSI; this is encoded by the coding sequence ATGGGATACATCACAGAATTACGCAAACTCGTCGGCACACGACCACTCGTCATGGCAGGAGCGTGTGTCATCGTCGTCAACGATAAACAAGAAGTCTTATTACAACTTCGGCAAGATAACGGATGCTGGGGACTCGCTGGTGGAGCGCTTGAGATCGGGGAGACGCTCGTAGAGACGGCAAAACGAGAATTAAGGGAAGAGACCGGTCTTGAAGCAGAGCACCTCGAATTATTGAACGTCTATTCGGGTGATGCGTTTTACTATAAGTATCCGCACGGGGATGAAGTCTATAATGTCATCTCAGCATTTCTGTGTACGGCTTACACGGGTGAAGTGGTTCGGGATCCGTCAGAAGTCGCAGAATTACGCTTTTTCGCTATGGATCAGCTACCAGAAAACCTTAATCCACCGGAACGACCGATCTTGATGGAGTATGTTCAAAAACAACGGACAGCACATCACTTCTCCATTTGA